In a single window of the Hippocampus zosterae strain Florida chromosome 6, ASM2543408v3, whole genome shotgun sequence genome:
- the LOC127602128 gene encoding carnitine O-acetyltransferase-like — protein MLLAVFVRTALRPGMMKPCHMLRPITHIQERSLVHQEGLPKLPVPPLKQTCDNYLAALEPIVSEEELEHTRKLVEEFLKGGVGERLQKGLERRARKTENWLSEWWMQSAYLDCRMPVAVYTSPGVVLPRMHFHDRQGQMRFAAKLIAGVLEFKKMIDSETLPVEYLSKKPLCMDQYYQILSSCRIPGPKRDTVVNYAIGKTPSTHVTVVHNFQFFILDVYNSDGTPLTVDQIYMQLQKIWNTSLQTNKEPVGILTSQHRNTWGKAYNNLIKDKTNKESVRAIQKSIFTVCLDAPMPRVSDELYKSRVAAQMLHGGGTRWNSGNRWFDKTLQFIVGEDGTCGLVYEHAPSEGPPIVFLIDYVVKYMQKTEIVRSPMVPLMMPQKLRFNITPEVKRDIEKAKQNMNIMVHDLDVNVLMFSYFGKNVPKQNNLSPDAFIQMALQLAYFRMYNTCCATSESASLRMFKYGRTDAIRVTTKESLKFVQAMQDPTKQNTERLALLQKAAQTHKENAYNAIHGQAIDRHLLGLRLQGIEDLTSMPEIFMDTSFAVAHHYNLLTSQVGSKTDCVMCFGPMVPDGYGVCYNPMDEHINIAITAFNSCEETNAAKYAQTVNDALLDMRALLEDTASAKQ, from the exons ATGTTGTTGGCCGTTTTTGTCAGAACCGCG TTGCGGCCTGGCATGATGAAGCCATGCCACATGCTCAGACCCATTACACACATTCAGGAGAGGTCCCTGGTTCACCAAGAGGGTTTGCCGAAGCTGCCTGTGCCACCCTTGAAGCAGACGTGTGATAACTACCTGGCTGCCCTGGAACCTATTGTCAGTGAAGAGGAGCTGGAACACACACGGAAGTTGGTGGAGGAGTTCCTCAAAGGTGGCGTAGGAGAGCGCCTGCAGAAAGGTCTTGAGCGACGGGCCCGAAAGACAGAGAACTGG CTGTCGGAGTGGTGGATGCAGTCGGCCTATTTAGACTGTCGGATGCCGGTGGCTGTCTACACCAGCCCCGGTGTTGTTCTGCCACGCATGCACTTCCACGATCGCCAAGGACAGATGAG GTTTGCGGCTAAATTGATTGCCGGAGTcttggagtttaaaaaaatgattgacag TGAAACCCTGCCAGTTGAGTACCTGAGCAAGAAGCCACTTTGTATGGACCAGTATTACCAGATCCTTTCGTCTTGCCGAATCCCAGGACCAAAGAGAGACACTGTTGTAAATTACGCAATTGGCAAAACGCCTTCCACTCACGTCACTGTCGTTCATAACTTCCAG TTTTTTATCTTGGATGTATACAACAGTGACGGGACCCCACTGACAGTAGATCAAATTTACATGCAGCTGCAAAAAATTTGGAACACCTCTTTGCAGACCAACAAGGAGCCCGTTGGTATCCTAACGTCACAGCATCGGAACACCTGGGGAAAAGCATATAATAATCTCATTAAGG ATAAGACAAATAAGGAGTCAGTCCGTGCCATCCAAAAAAGTATCTTCACTGTATGCCTGGATGCTCCGATGCCTCGCGTGTCAGACGAACTGTACAAAAGCCGCGTGGCTGCACAGATGCTGCATGGGGGCGGGACTCGCTGGAACAGCGGCAACCGCTGGTTTGACAAGACGTTGCAG TTTATTGTTGGTGAAGATGGTACCTGTGGATTGGTGTATGAACATGCACCTTCAGAGGGCCCACCCATTGTGTTCCTCATTGATTATGTTGTTAAGTATAT gcaGAAGACAGAAATAGTCCGTTCTCCCATGGTTCCTTTAATGATGCCTCAGAAGCTGCGTTTTAACATTACCCCTGAAGTCAAGAGAGACAttgaaaaagccaaacaaaatatgaacat AATGGTACACGACCTGGATGTGAATGTTCTgatgttttcttattttggaaaaaatgtgCCAAAGCAAAATAACCTAAGTCCGGATGCCTTCATTCAAATGGCTCTCCAACTTGCCTATTTTAG GATGTATAACACATGTTGCGCTACATCTGAGAGTGCATCATTACGAATGTTCAAATACGGAAGAACGGATGCAATACGTGTCACGACAAAGGAGTCATTGAAATTTGTCCAAGCAATGCAGGACCCAACTAAGCAG AACACTGAGAGATTAGCACTACTGCAGAAGGCTGCTCAGACACATAAGGAGAACGCATACAAT GCCATTCACGGACAAGCCATTGACAGGCATCTTCTAGGACTGAGGTTGCAAGGTATTGAAGACCTCACATCCATGCCTGAGATATTCATGGACACATCTTTTGCTGTGGCTCACCATTACAATCTCTTAACCAGTCAG GTTGGTTCCAAGACCGACTGCGTGATGTGCTTTGGTCCAATGGTGCCAGATGGCTATGGAGTGTGTTACAATCCCATGGATGAGCACATCAACATCGCAATTACAGCTTTCAACAGCTGCGAAGAGACAAATGCAGCCAAGTATGCACAGACTGTAAATGATGCTCTGTTGGACATGAGAGCTCTGCTGGAGGACACAGCTTCAGCCAAGCAGTGA
- the adamts13 gene encoding A disintegrin and metalloproteinase with thrombospondin motifs 13 isoform X1 produces the protein MGHSKTCLMYLCTVIGRSTPMPDVTHLELLVVVGSDVQQVHNQDTERYILTNLNIASELLRDMTLGANMRVHLVRMIILSKPESEIRMSTNITSSLRSVCDWGSRLNPSNDTDPLHADLLLYITRYDLVLPDGNKQVRGVTQLGGACSSEWSCVITEDTGFDLGITIAHEIAHSFGINHDGVGNTCSRNGFMMASDGGYNSVDLTWSPCSRHQLLTFFSEGNAECVKDLPAVESSLQDWKPGLYYGVDDQCRIAFGSNARSCSFTDPDMPMCRVLSCHTNTNDDNSCKRLLVPLLDGTQCAPNQWCLKGRCVFPDQLSTSAVVHGSWSSWSGFSHCSRTCGGGIVRRTRQCNNPRPAFGGKDCVGIDIEAELCNRQPCERTQLDFMAEQCSHTDFQPLYLHPHQASFYTWIPAVGFSQGGEKKSYSSCEFSFEVFLLSSGDDQCRYMCQSKGEAFIVSRGSQFADGTRCEADGQLPPGSIAACLQGKCLLFGCDGVLHSGKVRDVCGLCGGDGSSCTLTTESYTGGQAKEYTTFLSLPLNATQVYIINRAPLFTHMAVIYGDEYIVSGTGRMALNMTHPSPLDENWLQYRLHLTPDLLPEKEELLLPGPVQVQIDIQVYRNYGKEYGEKTNPNISYQFYVPNDHSDLTEIKLEGIWSLTTTPCSVSCGLGIQKHQYACVDKDTKTHLEGHHCSASSPSLPPHTSCQLPACPPRWITGNFGSCSSSCGRGERIRSVTCVQKHGADVVRVRDSDCPADSAPNAVEKCNLPLCPARWHVSEAGNCSAVCGPGEMKQNVSCVRQEDGQEVEVDERFCSNKIRPAESVPCVVDVCPIGWDVTREDLPALKSGLMPRSRQAPVFVWSPVIIQCSKTCGNGTMQVWFSCVDHDTKWMVHDFHCDPSTKPPPKSENCNTLPCPPMWRSKPGVCSTTCGRGVANTVLYCAQEKDGEEKVLEDSECRDLPKPTAVVPCNTHNCPARWKVQSTSPCSLSCNLGVAHRNVSCVQFAQGKETVVLEERCHTSVKPASTVPCLVQVCTFRWEAKPWSQCSVSCGYGIQSRTVSCMGPSKPESLNPPLCMHIPKPITIQGCSMDTCTDLSPSSVVTLAMHPALEDSHPSHTPYTIRKQHRMGNLPPSPSKTLTILQSRKATSPSTKPHPCGELLLQESDTVDLSNITGSCMVAIGRPLDEVIHVKVESSSLNCRKREHALFFDRLALVRKCEQAGGSTLTTRTNVLLVRQNLLTSGNGIVFTYSSQRNTKKSHRQNCDKQLFSSSGVFENPTNSDTNHTCRVLINAPPSVKIRIQAVHIGLVFNATNSHSSYIMIRDTDMLKTKVFKGTQLFQWHSSGNMAEVEFHGDYQHTAGSFRAEYSFV, from the exons ATGGGGCATTCAAAAACATGTCTAATGTATTTATGCACAGTGATAGGTCGGTCAACCCCGATGCCTGATGTCACGCACTTGGAACTACTGGTAGTGGTTGGATCTGATGTCCAGCAGGTCCACAACCAGGATACCGAACGCTACATACTCACCAACCTCAACATC GCCTCAGAACTGTTGAGGGACATGACTTTGGGAGCCAATATGAGGGTGCACCTGGTTCGCATGATCATCCTGTCCAAACCAGAG TCAGAGATCCGAATGTCAACAAACATCACCTCTTCTCTCCGAAGTGTGTGCGACTGGGGCTCCCGCTTAAATCCGTCTAATGATACGGACCCACTGCATGCTGATCTCCTCTTGTACATTACAAG GTATGACCTGGTGTTGCCTGATGGAAACAAGCAGGTCAGGGGAGTTACACAGCTGGGAGGTGCTTGTTCCAGTGAGTGGAGCTGTGTGATCACAGAGGACACTGGATTTGACCTGGGGATCACTATTGCTCATGAGATTGCACACAG TTTTGGCATCAATCATGATGGAGTGGGGAACACATGCAGTCGGAATGGCTTCATGATGGCCTCTGATGGCGGCTACAACAGTGTGGATCTGACCTGGTCGCCCTGTAGCAGACATCAGCTGCTCACTTTTTTCAG CGAAGGCAATGCTGAGTGTGTAAAGGATCTACCAGCCGTTGAAAGCTCCCTACAGGACTGGAAGCCTGGCCTCTATTATGGTGTGGATGACCAGTGTCGAATAGCTTTTGGAAGTAATGCAAGAAGCTGCTCATTTACAGATCCAGATATG CCAATGTGTAGGGTTCTATCTTGTCACACGAACACAAATGATGACAATTCCTGCAAACGTCTTCTAGTACCTCTGCTAGACGGGACCCAATGTGCACCAAATCAA TGGTGTTTGAAGGGACGTTGCGTGTTCCCGGACCAGCTCAGCACCTCGGCAGTGGTGCATGGCTCTTGGTCCAGCTGGTCGGGGTTCTCCCACTGCTCACGAACATGTGGCGGCGGAATCGTTCGCCGCACGCGCCAATGCAACAACCCGAG acccGCTTTTGGGGGAAAGGATTGTGTGGGGATAGATATTGAGGCTGAACTTTGTAACAGGCAG CCATGTGAACGCACCCAGCTGGATTTCATGGCTGAGCAATGTTCCCACACTGATTTCCAACCGCTATACCTTCATCCACACCAGGCCTCCTTCTACACCTGGATCCCTGCAGTGGGCTTCTCacaaggtggggaaaaaaaaagctactcaTCCTGTGAATTTAGTTTTGAAGTGTTCCTGCTGTCGTCAGGTGATGACCAATGCAGATACATGTGCCAGTCCAAGGGAGAAGCCTTCATTGTGAGCCGTGGATCTCAGTTTGCTGATGGGACACGGTGCGAGGCTGATGGCCAACTTCCTCCTGGCTCAATAGCTGCTTGTCTGCAAGGGAAATGTCTG CTCTTCGGCTGCGACGGCGTGTTGCACTCTGGGAAAGTGAGAGATGTGTGTGGTTTGTGCGGTGGGGATGGCTCTTCCTGCACACTGACCACGGAATCTTACACTGGAGGTCAGGCAAAAG AGTACACCACTTTCTTGTCTTTGCCATTGAATGCTACGCAGGTTTATATCATCAACAGGGCACCTTTATTCACTCACATGG CTGTAATATATGGAGATGAATATATTGTCTCCGGGACTGGTAGAATGGCATTAAATATGACCCATCCCTCTCCACTGGATGAAAACTGGTTACAATACCGCCTACATCTGACTCCTGACCTCTTGCCGGAGAAGGAAGAGCTACTGCTTCCTGGACCAGTACAAGTGCAGATCGACATACAG GTTTATCGCAACTATGGAAAAGAATATGGAGAGAAAACAAACCCCAACATTAGTTATCAGTTTTATGTTCCAAATGATCACAGTGACTTGACAGAAATTAAACTTGAAGGCATATGGAGCCTTACGACAACCCCCTGCTCCGTCTCCTGTGGCTTAG GTATACAGAAGCATCAGTATGCATGTGtggacaaagacacaaaaacacatctggAAGGACACCATTGTTCTGCGTCTTCTCCATCTTTACCACCGCATACATCCTGTCAGCTCCCAGCCTGCCCACCAAG ATGGATCACGGGAAATTTTGGATCCTGCAGCTCTTCTTGTGGTAGAGGAGAGAGAATACGTTCTGTAACATGTGTACAGAAACATGGCGCGGATGTTGTGAGGGTTCGGGATTCAGACTGTCCAGCTGATTCAGCTCCGAATGCTGttgaaaaatgtaatcttcCACTTTGTCCTGCCAG GTGGCATGTGTCAGAGGCAGGGAACTGTTCAGCGGTGTGCGGGCCAggagaaatgaaacaaaacgtgTCATGTGTACGGCAAGAAGACGGCCAAGAAGTTGAAGTTGATGAAAGATTCtgctcaaataaaataagacctGCTGAATCTGTGCCCTGTGTAGTGGACGTCTGTCCCATTGGGTGGGACGTAACGAGAGAg GACCTGCCTGCTTTAAAGTCTGGCTTGATGCCACGCTCTAGACAAGCCCCTGTGTTTGTGTGGAGTCCGGTTATCATTCAGTGCTCAAAAACATGTGGCAATG GAACGATGCAAGTGTGGTTCTCTTGTGTGGACCATGACACCAAATGGATGGTACACGATTTCCACTGTGACCCTTCAACCAAACCTCCGCCAAAATCTGAGAACTGTAATACACTCCCTTGCCCTCCTAT GTGGCGATCTAAGCCAGGCGTCTGCAGCACAACGTGTGGCAGAGGGGTTGCCAACACAGTGCTGTACTGTGCTCAGGAGAAAGATGGAGAAGAGAAGGTACTGGAGGATTCTGAGTGCAGGGACCTTCCAAAACCGACAGCAGTGGTGCCATGTAACACCCACAACTGCCCGGCAAG GTGGAAGGTTCAGAGTACGTCGCCTTGCTCTCTATCTTGTAACCTGGGTGTAGCTCACAGGAATGTGTCCTGTGTCCAGTTTGCCCAAGGGAAGGAAACTGTGGTGCTGGAAGAGAGATGTCATACATCAGTCAAACCTGCTAGCACGGTGCCATGCCTTGTACAGGTGTGCACCTTTAGGTGGGAAGCAAAGCCATGGAGCCAG TGTTCAGTGTCCTGTGGATATGGCATTCAGTCCAGAACAGTGTCATGCATGGGCCCCTCGAAGCCAGAATCCCTCAACCCACCACTGTGCATGCACATACCCAAGCCGATCACCATCCAGGGCTGCAGCATGGACACCTGCACGGATCTGTCACCGAGCTCAGTAGTAACTCTAGCTATGCATCCTGCTTTGGAGGATTCTCACCCATCTCACACTCCATATACAATTAGAAAACAGCACCGCATGGGTAATCTTCCTCCGAGTCCATCTAAGACACTCACCATCCTGCAGTCCAGGAAAGCAACCAGTCCTTCAACTAAACCCC ATCCATGTGGAGAGCTGCTCCTGCAAGAATCCGACACAGTGGACTTGAGCAACATTACTGGTTCCTGCATGGTGGCCATTGGCCGGCCCCTGGATGAGGTCATTCACGTCAAAGTAGAGTCAAGTTCCTTAAACTGCAGAAAGA GAGAACATGCTCTATTTTTCGACCGACTGGCGCTTGTGAGGAAGTGCGAGCAGGCAGGAGGCAGCACGCTGACCACCAGAACCAATGTCCTTCTTGTGCGCCAGAATCTTCTCACTTCAGGGAATGGCATCGTGTTCACCTACAGCTCACAGAGAAATACGAAAAAGAGCCACCGTCAAA ATTGTGACAAGCAGCTGTTTTCCTCCAGCGGGGTATTTGAGAATCCAACAAACTCTGACACTAACCACACCTGTCGGGTGCTTATCAATGCCCCTCCCTCGGTGAAGATAAGAATCCAAGCAGTGCACATCGGATTGGTATTCAATGCCACAAATTCACACTCTTCATACATTATG ATCCGGGACACGGACATGCTGAAGACTAAAGTGTTTAAAGGCACACAACTGTTTCAATGGCACTCCTCTGGAAACATGGCCGAGGTTGAATTCCATGGAGATTACCAGCATACGGCGGGAAGCTTCAGAGCGGAATATTCTTTTGtataa
- the adamts13 gene encoding A disintegrin and metalloproteinase with thrombospondin motifs 13 isoform X2 — protein sequence MGHSKTCLMYLCTVIGRSTPMPDVTHLELLVVVGSDVQQVHNQDTERYILTNLNIASELLRDMTLGANMRVHLVRMIILSKPESEIRMSTNITSSLRSVCDWGSRLNPSNDTDPLHADLLLYITRYDLVLPDGNKQVRGVTQLGGACSSEWSCVITEDTGFDLGITIAHEIAHSFGINHDGVGNTCSRNGFMMASDGGYNSVDLTWSPCSRHQLLTFFSEGNAECVKDLPAVESSLQDWKPGLYYGVDDQCRIAFGSNARSCSFTDPDMPMCRVLSCHTNTNDDNSCKRLLVPLLDGTQCAPNQWCLKGRCVFPDQLSTSAVVHGSWSSWSGFSHCSRTCGGGIVRRTRQCNNPRPAFGGKDCVGIDIEAELCNRQPCERTQLDFMAEQCSHTDFQPLYLHPHQASFYTWIPAVGFSQGDDQCRYMCQSKGEAFIVSRGSQFADGTRCEADGQLPPGSIAACLQGKCLLFGCDGVLHSGKVRDVCGLCGGDGSSCTLTTESYTGGQAKEYTTFLSLPLNATQVYIINRAPLFTHMAVIYGDEYIVSGTGRMALNMTHPSPLDENWLQYRLHLTPDLLPEKEELLLPGPVQVQIDIQVYRNYGKEYGEKTNPNISYQFYVPNDHSDLTEIKLEGIWSLTTTPCSVSCGLGIQKHQYACVDKDTKTHLEGHHCSASSPSLPPHTSCQLPACPPRWITGNFGSCSSSCGRGERIRSVTCVQKHGADVVRVRDSDCPADSAPNAVEKCNLPLCPARWHVSEAGNCSAVCGPGEMKQNVSCVRQEDGQEVEVDERFCSNKIRPAESVPCVVDVCPIGWDVTREDLPALKSGLMPRSRQAPVFVWSPVIIQCSKTCGNGTMQVWFSCVDHDTKWMVHDFHCDPSTKPPPKSENCNTLPCPPMWRSKPGVCSTTCGRGVANTVLYCAQEKDGEEKVLEDSECRDLPKPTAVVPCNTHNCPARWKVQSTSPCSLSCNLGVAHRNVSCVQFAQGKETVVLEERCHTSVKPASTVPCLVQVCTFRWEAKPWSQCSVSCGYGIQSRTVSCMGPSKPESLNPPLCMHIPKPITIQGCSMDTCTDLSPSSVVTLAMHPALEDSHPSHTPYTIRKQHRMGNLPPSPSKTLTILQSRKATSPSTKPHPCGELLLQESDTVDLSNITGSCMVAIGRPLDEVIHVKVESSSLNCRKREHALFFDRLALVRKCEQAGGSTLTTRTNVLLVRQNLLTSGNGIVFTYSSQRNTKKSHRQNCDKQLFSSSGVFENPTNSDTNHTCRVLINAPPSVKIRIQAVHIGLVFNATNSHSSYIMIRDTDMLKTKVFKGTQLFQWHSSGNMAEVEFHGDYQHTAGSFRAEYSFV from the exons ATGGGGCATTCAAAAACATGTCTAATGTATTTATGCACAGTGATAGGTCGGTCAACCCCGATGCCTGATGTCACGCACTTGGAACTACTGGTAGTGGTTGGATCTGATGTCCAGCAGGTCCACAACCAGGATACCGAACGCTACATACTCACCAACCTCAACATC GCCTCAGAACTGTTGAGGGACATGACTTTGGGAGCCAATATGAGGGTGCACCTGGTTCGCATGATCATCCTGTCCAAACCAGAG TCAGAGATCCGAATGTCAACAAACATCACCTCTTCTCTCCGAAGTGTGTGCGACTGGGGCTCCCGCTTAAATCCGTCTAATGATACGGACCCACTGCATGCTGATCTCCTCTTGTACATTACAAG GTATGACCTGGTGTTGCCTGATGGAAACAAGCAGGTCAGGGGAGTTACACAGCTGGGAGGTGCTTGTTCCAGTGAGTGGAGCTGTGTGATCACAGAGGACACTGGATTTGACCTGGGGATCACTATTGCTCATGAGATTGCACACAG TTTTGGCATCAATCATGATGGAGTGGGGAACACATGCAGTCGGAATGGCTTCATGATGGCCTCTGATGGCGGCTACAACAGTGTGGATCTGACCTGGTCGCCCTGTAGCAGACATCAGCTGCTCACTTTTTTCAG CGAAGGCAATGCTGAGTGTGTAAAGGATCTACCAGCCGTTGAAAGCTCCCTACAGGACTGGAAGCCTGGCCTCTATTATGGTGTGGATGACCAGTGTCGAATAGCTTTTGGAAGTAATGCAAGAAGCTGCTCATTTACAGATCCAGATATG CCAATGTGTAGGGTTCTATCTTGTCACACGAACACAAATGATGACAATTCCTGCAAACGTCTTCTAGTACCTCTGCTAGACGGGACCCAATGTGCACCAAATCAA TGGTGTTTGAAGGGACGTTGCGTGTTCCCGGACCAGCTCAGCACCTCGGCAGTGGTGCATGGCTCTTGGTCCAGCTGGTCGGGGTTCTCCCACTGCTCACGAACATGTGGCGGCGGAATCGTTCGCCGCACGCGCCAATGCAACAACCCGAG acccGCTTTTGGGGGAAAGGATTGTGTGGGGATAGATATTGAGGCTGAACTTTGTAACAGGCAG CCATGTGAACGCACCCAGCTGGATTTCATGGCTGAGCAATGTTCCCACACTGATTTCCAACCGCTATACCTTCATCCACACCAGGCCTCCTTCTACACCTGGATCCCTGCAGTGGGCTTCTCacaag GTGATGACCAATGCAGATACATGTGCCAGTCCAAGGGAGAAGCCTTCATTGTGAGCCGTGGATCTCAGTTTGCTGATGGGACACGGTGCGAGGCTGATGGCCAACTTCCTCCTGGCTCAATAGCTGCTTGTCTGCAAGGGAAATGTCTG CTCTTCGGCTGCGACGGCGTGTTGCACTCTGGGAAAGTGAGAGATGTGTGTGGTTTGTGCGGTGGGGATGGCTCTTCCTGCACACTGACCACGGAATCTTACACTGGAGGTCAGGCAAAAG AGTACACCACTTTCTTGTCTTTGCCATTGAATGCTACGCAGGTTTATATCATCAACAGGGCACCTTTATTCACTCACATGG CTGTAATATATGGAGATGAATATATTGTCTCCGGGACTGGTAGAATGGCATTAAATATGACCCATCCCTCTCCACTGGATGAAAACTGGTTACAATACCGCCTACATCTGACTCCTGACCTCTTGCCGGAGAAGGAAGAGCTACTGCTTCCTGGACCAGTACAAGTGCAGATCGACATACAG GTTTATCGCAACTATGGAAAAGAATATGGAGAGAAAACAAACCCCAACATTAGTTATCAGTTTTATGTTCCAAATGATCACAGTGACTTGACAGAAATTAAACTTGAAGGCATATGGAGCCTTACGACAACCCCCTGCTCCGTCTCCTGTGGCTTAG GTATACAGAAGCATCAGTATGCATGTGtggacaaagacacaaaaacacatctggAAGGACACCATTGTTCTGCGTCTTCTCCATCTTTACCACCGCATACATCCTGTCAGCTCCCAGCCTGCCCACCAAG ATGGATCACGGGAAATTTTGGATCCTGCAGCTCTTCTTGTGGTAGAGGAGAGAGAATACGTTCTGTAACATGTGTACAGAAACATGGCGCGGATGTTGTGAGGGTTCGGGATTCAGACTGTCCAGCTGATTCAGCTCCGAATGCTGttgaaaaatgtaatcttcCACTTTGTCCTGCCAG GTGGCATGTGTCAGAGGCAGGGAACTGTTCAGCGGTGTGCGGGCCAggagaaatgaaacaaaacgtgTCATGTGTACGGCAAGAAGACGGCCAAGAAGTTGAAGTTGATGAAAGATTCtgctcaaataaaataagacctGCTGAATCTGTGCCCTGTGTAGTGGACGTCTGTCCCATTGGGTGGGACGTAACGAGAGAg GACCTGCCTGCTTTAAAGTCTGGCTTGATGCCACGCTCTAGACAAGCCCCTGTGTTTGTGTGGAGTCCGGTTATCATTCAGTGCTCAAAAACATGTGGCAATG GAACGATGCAAGTGTGGTTCTCTTGTGTGGACCATGACACCAAATGGATGGTACACGATTTCCACTGTGACCCTTCAACCAAACCTCCGCCAAAATCTGAGAACTGTAATACACTCCCTTGCCCTCCTAT GTGGCGATCTAAGCCAGGCGTCTGCAGCACAACGTGTGGCAGAGGGGTTGCCAACACAGTGCTGTACTGTGCTCAGGAGAAAGATGGAGAAGAGAAGGTACTGGAGGATTCTGAGTGCAGGGACCTTCCAAAACCGACAGCAGTGGTGCCATGTAACACCCACAACTGCCCGGCAAG GTGGAAGGTTCAGAGTACGTCGCCTTGCTCTCTATCTTGTAACCTGGGTGTAGCTCACAGGAATGTGTCCTGTGTCCAGTTTGCCCAAGGGAAGGAAACTGTGGTGCTGGAAGAGAGATGTCATACATCAGTCAAACCTGCTAGCACGGTGCCATGCCTTGTACAGGTGTGCACCTTTAGGTGGGAAGCAAAGCCATGGAGCCAG TGTTCAGTGTCCTGTGGATATGGCATTCAGTCCAGAACAGTGTCATGCATGGGCCCCTCGAAGCCAGAATCCCTCAACCCACCACTGTGCATGCACATACCCAAGCCGATCACCATCCAGGGCTGCAGCATGGACACCTGCACGGATCTGTCACCGAGCTCAGTAGTAACTCTAGCTATGCATCCTGCTTTGGAGGATTCTCACCCATCTCACACTCCATATACAATTAGAAAACAGCACCGCATGGGTAATCTTCCTCCGAGTCCATCTAAGACACTCACCATCCTGCAGTCCAGGAAAGCAACCAGTCCTTCAACTAAACCCC ATCCATGTGGAGAGCTGCTCCTGCAAGAATCCGACACAGTGGACTTGAGCAACATTACTGGTTCCTGCATGGTGGCCATTGGCCGGCCCCTGGATGAGGTCATTCACGTCAAAGTAGAGTCAAGTTCCTTAAACTGCAGAAAGA GAGAACATGCTCTATTTTTCGACCGACTGGCGCTTGTGAGGAAGTGCGAGCAGGCAGGAGGCAGCACGCTGACCACCAGAACCAATGTCCTTCTTGTGCGCCAGAATCTTCTCACTTCAGGGAATGGCATCGTGTTCACCTACAGCTCACAGAGAAATACGAAAAAGAGCCACCGTCAAA ATTGTGACAAGCAGCTGTTTTCCTCCAGCGGGGTATTTGAGAATCCAACAAACTCTGACACTAACCACACCTGTCGGGTGCTTATCAATGCCCCTCCCTCGGTGAAGATAAGAATCCAAGCAGTGCACATCGGATTGGTATTCAATGCCACAAATTCACACTCTTCATACATTATG ATCCGGGACACGGACATGCTGAAGACTAAAGTGTTTAAAGGCACACAACTGTTTCAATGGCACTCCTCTGGAAACATGGCCGAGGTTGAATTCCATGGAGATTACCAGCATACGGCGGGAAGCTTCAGAGCGGAATATTCTTTTGtataa